Proteins encoded together in one Pelagicoccus enzymogenes window:
- a CDS encoding NupC/NupG family nucleoside CNT transporter: MDTLLTLLRAVVGVVGLLALCWWLSEDRKRVNWKLVCIGIALQLVLGLMILKVPLFHAAMEGVSGFFNRLVGFSDEGAAMVFGSMPTDVPVFGIAWTVLTAIVFFSAFSAILYQLRILQAIVFGFAWLLSKALKLSGAECLAAAANVFIGQTEAPLVVKPYLARMTRSEINSLMTGGMATIAGGVLAIYMRQLGGDDEAARIAFGKHLLTASILSAPAAMVVAKIIAPQTQDVDGQVAFPKEKEYEGLLDAATKGTSDGLKLALNVGAMLVAFTGLVALLNYIIGAWLGEWTGLNAWVASVTEGRFEAFNFSFLIGVVSAPFAWLLGVQSEDLLIVGQLLGERLVFNEFFAYLHMSQLKDAGVLTDGHSILVLTYALCGFANIASIGIQVGGISALERSQRPNLLRYGFRSLLGGMVACYLTAIVASSIQGSI, encoded by the coding sequence ATGGATACGCTTTTGACGCTTCTTCGGGCTGTAGTGGGTGTGGTCGGCTTGTTGGCTTTGTGCTGGTGGTTGAGCGAAGACCGGAAACGGGTGAACTGGAAGCTGGTGTGCATCGGTATCGCGCTGCAGTTGGTTTTGGGACTGATGATCCTCAAGGTACCGCTGTTCCATGCCGCTATGGAGGGCGTTTCGGGGTTCTTCAACCGCTTGGTCGGTTTCAGTGACGAAGGAGCGGCCATGGTGTTTGGCTCCATGCCGACGGATGTGCCGGTGTTTGGCATCGCTTGGACGGTGCTGACAGCCATCGTCTTTTTCTCGGCCTTTTCGGCAATCCTCTATCAACTCCGGATTCTGCAGGCGATCGTGTTTGGTTTTGCCTGGCTCTTGAGCAAGGCTTTGAAGCTCTCCGGTGCGGAGTGCTTGGCGGCGGCGGCGAACGTATTTATCGGACAAACGGAGGCGCCCTTGGTGGTGAAGCCCTACTTGGCGAGGATGACGCGCTCGGAAATCAATTCTTTGATGACGGGTGGGATGGCCACGATCGCAGGCGGGGTGCTGGCGATCTACATGCGGCAACTCGGTGGCGACGACGAGGCGGCGCGGATCGCTTTTGGCAAGCATCTCCTGACGGCTTCCATCTTGAGCGCCCCGGCGGCGATGGTGGTGGCTAAGATCATCGCTCCGCAGACTCAAGATGTGGACGGCCAAGTCGCCTTTCCCAAGGAAAAGGAGTACGAGGGCTTGCTGGATGCGGCGACCAAGGGAACTTCGGATGGCTTGAAGCTGGCGCTCAACGTGGGGGCGATGCTGGTGGCGTTCACCGGCTTAGTGGCTTTGCTCAACTACATTATCGGAGCCTGGCTAGGAGAATGGACGGGTTTGAACGCTTGGGTGGCTTCTGTCACCGAAGGGCGTTTCGAAGCGTTCAACTTTAGTTTTCTGATTGGCGTGGTGAGCGCTCCTTTTGCCTGGTTGCTGGGGGTGCAAAGCGAGGATTTGTTGATTGTCGGGCAGCTGCTAGGCGAGAGGTTGGTTTTCAACGAGTTTTTCGCCTACCTGCACATGTCTCAACTGAAGGACGCTGGGGTGCTCACAGACGGCCACTCCATCTTGGTCCTGACTTACGCCTTGTGCGGTTTTGCGAATATCGCTTCCATCGGGATACAAGTGGGCGGGATTTCTGCCTTGGAAAGAAGCCAACGGCCGAATCTCTTGCGTTACGGATTTCGCTCATTGCTTGGCGGTATGGTCGCGTGTTATCTGACTGCCATTGTCGCGTCATCGATTCAGGGCAGTATCTGA
- a CDS encoding ABC transporter permease subunit: MKISLRSNPLYATIGVLASLFAIASFSYDGFFSLRVIANLFTDSSFLGVTALGMTVVILSKGIDLSVGSVIGFTTILVAYLVQDAGVSVPVAWGIALVVGVLFGAGMGALIVLYDLPSFLVTLGGLFFAKGMGFVISSSSIGIQNGFYDAVLNFQIQVGPGAYLGAGALAFILFFVFCLYLLKWTRFGRYVYAVGGNEDSARLMGLPVDRVKIGVYAFNGFCSAFAGILTTLYMGSGNPLTGVGMELDAIAAVVIGGTLLTGGIGGATGTLLGVLTFAVIQTILNFDGRFKPAFLRIAIAALLLGFILTQRALARGKD; encoded by the coding sequence ATGAAGATTTCGCTACGATCCAATCCGCTATATGCAACGATCGGCGTACTGGCGTCGCTCTTCGCAATCGCGTCGTTCAGCTACGACGGCTTCTTCTCGCTTCGCGTCATCGCGAATCTGTTTACGGACAGTTCGTTCCTTGGAGTTACGGCTCTGGGAATGACGGTGGTAATTCTGTCGAAAGGCATCGACCTCTCGGTCGGTTCGGTCATCGGCTTCACAACAATTTTGGTAGCCTACCTCGTGCAGGATGCTGGGGTTTCGGTGCCGGTCGCTTGGGGTATCGCCTTGGTCGTGGGTGTCCTCTTTGGAGCGGGTATGGGAGCCTTGATCGTGCTCTACGATTTGCCTTCCTTTCTTGTGACTTTGGGCGGCTTGTTCTTCGCCAAGGGGATGGGCTTCGTGATCAGCAGCAGCTCGATCGGCATCCAAAACGGTTTCTACGATGCTGTACTCAATTTTCAGATACAGGTAGGCCCAGGCGCTTACTTGGGAGCGGGAGCATTGGCCTTTATCCTGTTTTTCGTGTTTTGTCTCTACTTGCTGAAGTGGACTCGATTCGGGCGCTACGTTTACGCAGTTGGCGGCAATGAGGATTCGGCTCGTCTGATGGGCTTGCCAGTAGATCGGGTGAAGATCGGCGTTTATGCGTTCAACGGCTTCTGTTCGGCGTTTGCAGGGATCTTGACGACGCTCTACATGGGTAGCGGCAATCCGTTGACAGGCGTAGGCATGGAGCTCGACGCCATCGCGGCGGTGGTGATCGGCGGAACGTTGCTGACAGGCGGCATCGGCGGAGCGACGGGTACTTTGCTTGGGGTACTGACCTTCGCGGTAATCCAGACCATCTTGAACTTCGACGGTCGCTTCAAGCCGGCCTTCTTGCGTATTGCCATCGCAGCCTTGCTGCTCGGCTTCATTCTGACGCAACGGGCGTTGGCTCGCGGCAAGGATTGA
- a CDS encoding ABC transporter permease: MSEAAEPTVSKKSLRDNPLVWPLAGLALVIAFNLVTGPEFFSVSVRDGHLYGNLVDIFSQGARVMLLALGMTLVIATGGVDLSVGAVMAIGGALCATLVTNMGYGLYAALPITLLVVGALGFFNGAMVVVGKIQPIIATLILMVAGRGVALLITDSDVVKIQNEAFLYLGKGYILGVPFSLWLVAAVFVVMAILIRKTALGLLIEAVGDNEHASRFSGIEAGRLKLIVYAVCGVLAGMAGVLDAASVSAADPMRVGELKELDAIFAVVIGGTALTGGRFLLFGSILGAILLQALTLTLYNAGVPAAVAPVPKAIVIVGVCLLQSDRFRKQISNIIKIGGKAS, translated from the coding sequence ATGAGTGAGGCAGCAGAACCGACGGTATCGAAAAAGTCGCTACGGGACAATCCGCTAGTGTGGCCCTTGGCGGGCTTGGCGTTGGTCATCGCCTTCAACTTGGTGACGGGCCCCGAGTTTTTCTCGGTAAGCGTGCGCGACGGGCATCTTTACGGAAACTTGGTGGACATCTTTAGCCAAGGGGCTCGCGTCATGCTTTTGGCTTTGGGCATGACCCTTGTGATTGCCACGGGAGGAGTTGATCTCTCGGTCGGTGCCGTGATGGCTATAGGCGGAGCCTTGTGCGCGACGTTAGTGACCAACATGGGCTACGGACTTTATGCGGCTTTGCCTATCACCTTGCTGGTGGTGGGAGCCTTGGGATTCTTCAACGGAGCCATGGTGGTGGTGGGCAAGATTCAGCCCATCATTGCAACTTTGATTCTCATGGTCGCGGGACGGGGTGTTGCCTTGCTCATCACCGATAGCGATGTGGTGAAGATTCAGAACGAGGCCTTCTTGTATTTGGGAAAAGGTTACATCCTTGGAGTGCCTTTTTCGCTTTGGTTGGTAGCGGCGGTGTTCGTTGTCATGGCCATTTTGATTCGGAAGACGGCGCTAGGTCTGCTGATCGAAGCGGTGGGCGACAACGAACACGCGAGTCGATTCAGCGGTATCGAAGCGGGTCGGCTCAAATTGATCGTTTACGCGGTTTGCGGTGTTCTTGCGGGCATGGCTGGAGTGCTGGACGCGGCTTCGGTGAGCGCGGCGGACCCCATGCGGGTCGGCGAGCTTAAGGAGCTGGACGCGATTTTTGCGGTTGTGATTGGCGGTACGGCTTTGACGGGGGGGCGTTTCTTGCTCTTCGGATCCATCTTAGGCGCGATTTTGCTGCAGGCCCTTACTTTGACATTGTATAACGCGGGAGTGCCAGCGGCCGTTGCTCCGGTGCCCAAGGCGATCGTGATCGTGGGCGTTTGCCTGCTGCAGTCGGATCGTTTCCGCAAACAGATTTCCAACATTATCAAGATCGGAGGAAAGGCGTCATGA
- a CDS encoding sugar ABC transporter ATP-binding protein, protein MSNHATPLLKVSGLSKRFGSVQALSDVSLELRAGEIHSLLGENGAGKSTTIKCITGVHRPETGTVELNGQEIAPRSPREAELMGIGTVYQEVNLLPNLTVLENIVLGRVKTSAWGKIDWKDARKRAKSALSKLEMDIDLDATLSTLPVAMQQLVALARALEVDSKVLILDEPTASLDEAEVENLFRVMNLLRDKGIGIIFITHFLDQVFRMSDRMTVLRNGRFIATREAKGLSKQDLLQDMLGKAFEEMQSRGDALDAIAADRAQRETQLEVRGLGAPGMIDSVDLELRQGEVVGLAGLLGSGRTECARLIFGVDKATTGTVDLKGRSIKQGVPSESIREGIMLASEDRKAEGIFPNLTVRENMMIALQSRRGALNPVPREEQDAIAEKYIKAMRIKTSGPEAKIKELSGGNQQKVLLARWLAAEPKVLILDEPTRGIDIGARAEIEKLIETLSEDGLSMIMISSEMDEEVRCCHRVLVLRDRKVIGELQGSAISESEIVRKIADHE, encoded by the coding sequence ATGAGTAACCACGCGACTCCCCTTCTTAAGGTCAGCGGGCTTTCCAAGCGTTTTGGAAGCGTGCAGGCTTTGTCCGACGTGAGCCTCGAATTGCGAGCGGGAGAAATCCACTCCTTGCTGGGCGAGAACGGGGCGGGCAAGTCGACCACCATCAAGTGCATCACAGGAGTGCACCGCCCGGAAACCGGGACGGTTGAGCTCAACGGCCAGGAAATTGCCCCGCGCAGCCCGCGCGAGGCTGAGCTGATGGGAATCGGTACGGTTTATCAGGAAGTTAATCTGCTGCCGAATCTTACGGTGCTGGAGAACATCGTGCTCGGCCGCGTGAAGACCAGCGCTTGGGGCAAGATCGACTGGAAGGATGCTCGCAAGCGGGCCAAGTCGGCCTTGAGCAAGCTGGAGATGGATATCGATTTGGACGCGACGCTTTCCACTCTGCCGGTTGCCATGCAGCAACTGGTGGCTTTGGCCCGGGCTTTGGAGGTGGATTCCAAGGTGTTGATTTTGGACGAGCCGACGGCGAGTTTGGACGAGGCAGAAGTCGAAAACCTGTTTCGCGTGATGAATCTGCTGCGCGACAAGGGGATAGGGATCATTTTTATTACGCACTTCCTGGATCAGGTTTTCCGCATGAGCGATCGCATGACGGTGTTGCGTAACGGACGTTTCATCGCTACGCGGGAAGCCAAGGGATTGAGCAAGCAGGACTTGCTACAAGACATGCTCGGCAAAGCGTTCGAGGAGATGCAAAGCCGCGGAGACGCCTTGGATGCGATTGCCGCGGATCGGGCCCAGCGGGAAACTCAACTCGAAGTGCGTGGTCTCGGGGCCCCGGGGATGATCGATTCGGTGGATCTCGAGCTGCGGCAAGGCGAGGTCGTCGGACTTGCTGGCTTGCTTGGTTCAGGCCGCACGGAATGCGCCCGCTTGATCTTCGGAGTCGACAAGGCGACTACTGGGACGGTGGACCTGAAAGGGCGCAGCATAAAGCAAGGTGTACCCAGCGAATCGATACGCGAGGGAATTATGTTAGCGTCCGAGGATCGCAAGGCAGAAGGAATCTTTCCTAACCTTACGGTTCGCGAAAATATGATGATCGCTCTACAGTCGCGTCGAGGGGCCTTGAATCCGGTGCCGCGCGAAGAACAGGACGCCATTGCGGAAAAGTACATCAAGGCGATGCGTATCAAGACTTCCGGGCCGGAGGCGAAGATCAAGGAGCTGTCCGGCGGCAATCAGCAAAAGGTGCTGCTGGCGCGCTGGTTGGCGGCGGAGCCGAAGGTGTTGATTTTGGACGAGCCGACGCGTGGCATCGACATCGGCGCTCGGGCGGAAATTGAGAAGCTCATCGAAACGCTAAGCGAAGATGGGCTCAGCATGATTATGATTTCATCAGAAATGGACGAAGAGGTTCGTTGCTGTCACCGTGTGTTGGTGCTGCGTGACCGGAAAGTGATCGGGGAGTTGCAGGGTTCTGCGATCTCTGAAAGTGAAATCGTGAGGAAGATCGCAGACCATGAGTGA